The stretch of DNA CAGCTTTTCTGTGGTATGGAGCGGAGATGAACACACGTAAGGCAAAGGTGGCTTGGGAGGTGGTCTGTAAACCTCGAAGGGAAGGTGGGCTTGGACTAAGATCTCTTTATGAGGCAAACAAGGTTTGCTGTCTGAAACTGATATGGAGACTAGTATCTCATGGAGACTCTTTATGGGTAAATTGGTCGCATGCGAATTTGTTAAAGGGTGCTTCTTTTTGGTCAGTGAAGAGTAATTCATCTATTGGTTCTTGGATTTGGACAAAACTCCTGAAATACAGCGACGTGGCTAAAACATTTTGTAAGGTCAATGTTGGTAATGGCGAACgtatttctttttgatttgataattgGTCTGGTATGGGGATGCTCTCGGAGGTTGTGGGAGACAGAGGAGTTGTGGAGTTTGGGATACCGTGGCAGAGTTCTCTAGCAGAGGCATGGGCTCATCACCGCAGACGTCACCGTGCAGATCACCTACAAGAGATTGAAGCTGCATTACTTCAGTCTAGTCACAACAGGCAGCAGGGAGACGACAGAGTACTCTGGCGCAGGAGAAATGATGTTTTCCGGCCCAAATTTATCACTTGGGATACATGGAACCACATACGTATGACGACTAATGCGGTAGCGTGGCATCGGGGGGTCTGGTTTGGTCATGCAACTCCAAAATTCTCTTTCTGTGTATGGTTGGCTGCTCATGATCGTCTCTCGACAGGGGCGCGTATGGTCACATGGAATGGGGTGTCTGCTGGTTCTTATACCTTCTGTCAACAAGCCATCGAAACAAGGGATCACTTGTTTTTTGAGTGTCACTATGCCTCTGTAGTCTGGTCAGGTCTTGCTAAAGGTCTGCTAAAGACACAATACACTACCGACTGGTCTATTCTAATTgaatatatatcaaatctttACATTCCACTGGTGGAGGGGTTCCTTATTCGGTATGATTTTCAAGCTGCCACATACACAATTTGGAGGGAAAGGAATGGGCGTCGCCATGGTGAAGCGCCAAAGCCTGTATCAGCATTGATAGAGTGGCTTGATCGGCAAGTTAAAGATCAACTTCTAGCTATTGGACAGTTAGGCGATCGGCGGTATGATGAGGTGTTCCCGACTTGGTTACAATCTCGTTGTTAAGGGTGAAGGGTGAAGGTTTAATCGCTTTTCAATAATTTGTATTCTCAAACAAAGTTGCACAAGTTgcaaaaaagttttatttttcttttgaatattatttaacattagattaaaaaaaaaagaaggtatgGAAGCTTGTGTTGAGGGTCAGGAGGAAGTCAACTATGTAGGTAGCCAAGGgtataacaagttcaatcctAATTACCGCAACCACCCTAACCTCTCTTACCGCAGCACCAATGTGGAGAACCCACAAGATTAGACTTATCCACCACAAAAACCTCTTTGTTTTCCTTCCCAACCCAACTATCAGCCTAAACCTCAAGAGAACTACCAAGACAAACCTCAAACCTGTTCCCAACCTCAGAAATAAATGAATGCACCACACTCTCAAGGTCAAGTAGATGACACAAATGCTCTACTTAGACAACTCCTAGAGGGACAAGGAAGAGGTGCCATTGAACTTGCCACACAAATGAAAGATGCAGAACAAGGTTGAGAATGTCTATGGTGAGTTAAAAGCTAAGATTGAGAGGTTGCAAACACAGGTCCAgggacaagcttcttcctcttcagcaAGAAAAATGGGTTCTTGACGAGGGAAACCTGAACAAAACCCAAAGGAGTTCATCAATGCCATAATGCTGAGAAGTGGTAAGAAACTACCTACTAATGAGCTCAATAGGGACATTGAGCCTAAATGAAGGGAGGTAGTGGTTGAGattgaggatgaggatgagttGATAGTGAAAGATTTGGTTAAAGacaaagaagctgaagaagttGGGGTTGACAAAGGGAAGAATAAAGTGGTTGAGGAACCAAAGCAAGATAAGACCCTTGATGAAGTTTTCAAGAAAAGTAAAGGTGTTACTAAAGAAACACTATTTGTGCATCCACCCTATGAACCAAGATTGCCATTTTNTTGCCATTTCCTGGTAGGTTTAAGAAGCAACAAGTGGACAAGTATAGAGCTATGTTTGATGCACAAATGAAAGATGTTGCTATTACAATGCCTATCATAGATGCATTCTTGTTGAACCCATTATACAGCAAGTTCCTCAAGGATgcagttttggagaagaagaaagctctaCAAGGAATGGTTATCTTAACTCATGAGTGTAGTGCTATTATTCAAAACAAGGTAGTagcaaagaagcttgaagatcctggTAGCTTCACTCTCCCTTGCACATTGGGACCTCTATCTTTTAGCCATTGTTTATGTGATCTTGGGTCTAGTGTGAGCTTGATGCCTCTCTCAGTTGCCAAAAGACTAGGTTTCACCCACTACAAGAAGTGTATGATCACCCTTGTTCTTGTAGATAGGTTAGCTAGAACACCAGTAGAAGTGCTTGAAGACTTACTAGTGATGATTGGCCATTTTGAAATCCCAACCGACTTTGTTGTGcttgaaatggatgaagaaccaaaggaTCCACTCATTTTGGGGCGCCCATTTTTAAGAACTGCAGGAACAATGATTGATGTGAAGAGTGGGAAGATTCAATTGAATTTGGGAAAGGAAGCTTTGACTTTTGACATCAACCAAGTGCTGAGGAAGCCTACAATTGATGGTCAAGTTTTCTACATTGAGAAGATGTAAGTTTTAGCTGATGAGCTTTTGGAGGAATTGGCCATAGAAGATGAGCTCCAAAGCACTTTGACAGTTAAACAAGGAGAGTTTGGTTTACTAAAGGAAGATAGTGAAGGGTATGAAAAGATTCTTGACTCTCAAAAGCCAATTAATGAACATAGAGGCTTCCTTGAGTTAAATGAGCAAGTGGTGTGTTCAGTTGCAGTAAACTCAAATGAAGATTTGAGTGAGCTTAAAGCACCCAAGATTGAACTTAAACCACTCCCTAAGGGGCTAAGGTATGCTTTTCTTGGTACAAACTCAACTTATCCTGTCATTATAAATGAAGAACTTAGTGAATAAGAAACTGTTACTCTTATAGGTGAACAAAAACAGTATAAGAGAGCTATTGGTTATTCACTTGATGATATTAAAGGAATTTCTGAAAttctttgcatgcatagaattattagatgatgaatcaatgacttccATTGAACCACACGGAAGGTTAAACCCTAACCTAATAGATGTGGTGAGGAAAGAGATTCTTAAACTCCCTGATGCTGGTATCATATATCCTATATCGGATAGTACATGGGTTTCACCTGTACATATGGTGCCAAAGAAAGGAGGAGTTACTGTTGTCAAGAATGATAAAGATGAGTTAATTCCTACTAGAACTATAACTGGACATCGCATGTGTATTGATTATAGGAGACTTAATGCTGCATCTAGAAACGATCACTTTTCTTTACCATTTATTGATCAGATGTGTTAGAGAGGCTTGCTAGGCACACGCATTATTGCTTTCTTGATGGTTATTCTGGTTTCTTTCAAATCCCCATACATCCCAATGATCAGGAAAATACTACTTTCACATGTCCCTATGGTACTTTTGCTTATAGaaggatgccatttggattatgtaatgctccagctacTTTCCAAAGTTGCATGATGTCAATTTTCTCTGATCTAATTGAAGATGTtgtggaggttttcatggatgacttCTCCGTCTATGGAGATTCTTTTTCTGGTTGTCTTTCTAATTTGTGAAGGGTTTTAAAGAGGTGTGAGGAAACAAATTTGGTCTTAAATTGGGAGAAGTATCACTTCATGGTGAAAGAAGGAATTGTGTTGGGgcataagatttcagagaaagGCATTGAAGTTGATAGAGCTAAGATTGATGTGATGACCAATTTAGCACCACCAAATTCAGTCAAGGGAATAATAAGCTTTTTGGGCCATGCTGGGTTCTATAGAATGTTCATTTAATTCCCGCTTGAAGCTATTCCCGGGAAAGCTCAAGTCCCGCTGGTCAGGACCTTTTAAGATCAAGGAAGCTCGACCTTAttgtgagaactgagaatgaTTCTCTCTTCTCGGAGTGTTTTCTGAGCGGGGGTGTTTATCACCGTTCTAGTTCCGAACTGAATCAGGAAAAGCAGTAACTTATGGGAGGTAAAAATGAGTATTATTGTCAGATATAAAGTTTTTCGATCACCATTACAATCTCCCCCTTCTCATACTTATACTGCTAGATTACAATTAATGCCATATCAATTTACTCCATAATTCTCGCACTCTTATTCAATACAATTAATGAAAGGAATCTTTGACCCCTTCCCCGAGCACCAAAGTGGTTTGCTTTACCATTTCCCTCCACTTCGCTTCTCCTGGTCGAGCTTAATGGACCGGTCCCGGTTGCGGCCTCGGCCCATATTACTTGTTCATTCTGGGCCCTGACCCATAATCCGAGGTGACTGATCGTGGTACCAACAGTTGCTCCCCAAGTCCTTCGAGCTGATTAGTTCGGGGGACTTTTGATCTTCAGTTGATTCTTTCGGAAAACAGAATATACCCCATATCTCATGATTTTATCGTGGTAATGATGGGATTTATCTTGCCGAACAAGCACATGGGCCCACCACGAGACTTAAAAcgctataagagagagagaagtgaacCGGGACTTTTCGTTTTTCAAGGCAATCATTGCTTCTCCTCAACCCGGCATATAAAGGTAGCCTCCCCTTCTTCCTCTATATTTCCATAATCAGttctttgcttgtttttttttttttactctcgtATCCCTTGTTCTTCGTCGATCGCCGGAAAAATCTACCGACTCTCCTAGATTGATTTTTCTCTACTTCCGTTTGAAAGTCATGTCTCCTCTGAAATCTACCCCGAATAGAATCACAAAACTTCTCATCCCCGACGCTTTCGGTCCTCACCCGCCGTCTATTCTTTCTAAGAGTGACGTGACGGAGATTAGAGGGTCGTGTGGTAAGATTCCAACCTCACAGATTCCAACTAAgattcaaaaactaagattccAACCTCACAGATTTGGCAAAGACGGATTTTAATCGAGGTAAGATATCAATAGACGAGTTCTTAAAGCAAGACTTAAATAGTGCGAAGTAAAACTTTGACTCGAACAGATTTAAGAAGTACGACTTCCGTTTAAGTAAAACTTGGCTCGAACTTCAGTTTGACAAATTTACAAAGTAAAGCTTCGGTTTAATGAATTTTACGAAATAAGACTTTGGTTTAAATGAATTACGAAGTAGGACTTCGGTTTTAATGAATTTtacgaagtaagacttcggtTTGGTATTTGTGCGAAGTAACACTACGGTTCCACAATATGGGAAGGGTTGGAATGGTGATTGGccataaaaagtttaagaaaactttgattttattaaaCATGGATAGCTGGACCCAAagtgggctgcctacgtacccttttTGGGATCAAGCAAATCGTAGTTCCAAGATCTTGAAACTGGTTTCCTGTCTGAATCTTCTAGCCGGTAGACGCCATTTTGCACTTTGCAAGTGATTTTGTACGGTCCTTCCCAATTGATTCCCAACTTTCCCGCATTATCCTCTTTGGTGTTTTCATGGACCTTTCGAAGGACTAGGTCGCCGACTGATAAAGGCCTACCTTGGATCTTGGAGTTATAATAGCGGGCTATAGCGTTCTGATAATTCTGCATCTGAACCAAAGCTTGGTCCCAGCGTTCATTTATGACGTCAAAGGTGTCTCGCAGAAATTCCTCATTCTCTGAGGCTCGAAGTGGATTCAATGTTGTGCGGACTCCGGGTACTTATATGTTAGCTGGGACTAGCTGGGACTACAACATCGACTccataaaccaagaaaaaggtGTTTCGTTGGTAGCTCGGCGAGGCATGGTTCGGATTGCACAGAGTACACCTTGCAGCTCGTCTGGTCAACGTCCTTTGCCAGAATCGAGGCGTTTTAGCCTGCCCATCGCCAGTATAACCTTGTTCATTACTTCAGCCTGCCCATTTCCTTGTGGATAATGAGGAGTCGACTTGCTAAGCCGTATTTTCCATTTCGCACAAAAACCTTCGAACTGCGAGAAGATGAATTGCGGACCGTTGTCTGTAACGATCTCGTACAGAATGCCATACCGGTAGATTATGCTTTTTAACACGAACTGCTCACTTGCTCACTTGTCACGACTGCATAAGCTGTTGCTTCCACCCATTTTGAGAAATAATCGGTAAGGACTATTAAGTACTGAACTCCACCCGGTCCCCGATGTAAGGGTCCAATGATGTCCATAGACAATCTCATGAACGGGTAAGGTGCAGACACAGAGGACAAGAGCTCGGTAGGCTGGTGGATCGACGGGGcatgttttttacattttttgcaGGTTCGGGAGTATTCCTCGCAGTCAGCGAGCATAGTAGGCCAGAAGTACTCTTGTCTTTTAATCTTGAAAGCAAGAGTCCGACCTCCAGAGTGATTGCCATTGGGGCCGTTCTGAACAGCTCGCATTAATGCCGCGAGCTCTTCTCGAACAACACATGTTAAATAAGGACCAGCTACACCTCGGTGCAGGAGTACTctgttatatatacaatatcGTGCACTGACGATTTTTATTTTCCTGGCTGCCCATTTGTCAGCTGGGAGGTCGCCCTTATCCAGGTAAGCCCAGATCGATCTCCGCCAGTCTCCTGCCCCCCAATTGTCGGTGTTCGTATTGCTCGGAGGTTTGTGCGGGAGAACAGTTCGGTCTAGATTTGGTGAACCAGGTATCTCCAGTGCTCGGATGGGTTCTTATTTGGCCGCAGGTAGGTGAGTAACTTCCAGCGTTGCCGCGTTGGGTGATGAAGCTACCTCAGGTGGGAGGTCGGAAGTCGCTGTGCGAACTACTTCTTCAGAAgctatctttt from Camelina sativa cultivar DH55 chromosome 9, Cs, whole genome shotgun sequence encodes:
- the LOC104715184 gene encoding uncharacterized protein LOC104715184 is translated as MQNKVENVYGELKAKIEREVVVEIEDEDELIVKDLVKDKEAEEVGVDKGKNKVVEEPKQDKTLDEIAIXLPFPGRFKKQQVDKYRAMFDAQMKDVAITMPIIDAFLLNPLYSKFLKDAVLEKKKALQGMVILTHECSAIIQNKVVAKKLEDPGSFTLPCTLGPLSFSHCLCDLGSSVSLMPLSVAKRLGFTHYKKCMITLVLVDRLARTPVEVLEDLLVMIGHFEIPTDFVVLEMDEEPKDPLILGRPFLRTAGTMIDVKSGKIQLNLGKEALTFDINQVLRKPTIDGQVFYIEKM